The Aminiphilus circumscriptus DSM 16581 genome contains a region encoding:
- the grdC gene encoding glycine/sarcosine/betaine reductase complex component C subunit beta has translation MSNVAVKGYAYCLNHVPELALHYGNTPYVERKTKGESEFLKQLPGTLQRFEEALAYPANQAYIGGMDLNALEAHPQPWYSHRLEGASRFGKYGEIMPEDEFLGLLDMCDVFDLVWLEESFATRIREKLAAHPLMTPALLARLEKGHTSEEIRGEAETHHALLLYSEGVPVGCVRQGHDVDECLEAYVLLENLACKAGGVLALLHLFKNADIAPEDVDFVVECSEEAAGDMNQRGGGNFAKAVAEIAGCVNASGFDVRAFCAGPVNAMIAGASQVAAGARKNCVVLAGGAVPKLCMNSRDHVKKGLPSLEDCLGNFAVLLTPEDGVSPVIRLDALGKHTVAAGAAPQAITGALVWDPLEKLGLGFSDVDKYAAELQIPEITVPAGAGNVPEANFKMIAALAVMKKQLEKGDMNDFVKKRGVPGFAHTQGHIPSGVPFVGHACDWIKEGRIRRAMIIGKGSLFLARLTNLSDGASFLLEPPQAKKASVESLTKEDVKALLLEALSDLAASLGKQEA, from the coding sequence ATGTCCAACGTTGCCGTCAAGGGATACGCCTATTGCCTGAACCACGTGCCTGAGCTCGCTCTGCACTATGGCAATACCCCTTATGTGGAACGAAAAACGAAGGGAGAATCGGAGTTTCTGAAGCAACTCCCCGGAACGCTGCAGCGCTTCGAAGAAGCATTGGCCTATCCGGCCAACCAGGCCTACATCGGCGGCATGGATCTGAACGCCCTGGAGGCGCATCCCCAGCCCTGGTACTCCCATCGCCTGGAAGGTGCGTCGCGGTTCGGCAAATACGGCGAGATCATGCCCGAGGATGAATTTCTCGGACTGTTGGACATGTGCGATGTCTTCGATTTGGTTTGGCTCGAGGAATCCTTCGCCACCAGGATTCGGGAGAAGCTGGCCGCGCATCCTTTGATGACGCCCGCTCTTCTTGCCCGCCTGGAAAAAGGGCATACCTCCGAGGAGATTCGGGGCGAGGCGGAGACACATCATGCGTTGCTTCTCTATTCCGAAGGAGTTCCCGTGGGATGCGTGCGTCAGGGACATGATGTGGACGAGTGCCTCGAAGCCTACGTGCTCTTGGAGAATCTTGCCTGCAAGGCCGGTGGCGTGCTTGCCCTCCTGCACCTTTTCAAGAACGCGGATATCGCCCCGGAGGACGTGGATTTCGTCGTGGAGTGTTCCGAGGAAGCCGCGGGGGACATGAACCAGCGGGGCGGAGGAAACTTCGCTAAGGCGGTGGCGGAGATTGCGGGATGCGTCAACGCTAGTGGCTTCGACGTGCGGGCCTTCTGTGCCGGTCCGGTGAACGCCATGATCGCCGGAGCATCCCAGGTCGCCGCCGGAGCGCGGAAGAACTGTGTCGTCCTCGCGGGTGGTGCGGTTCCGAAGCTTTGCATGAACAGCCGGGATCACGTAAAGAAAGGTCTTCCTTCCCTGGAGGACTGTCTCGGCAATTTCGCCGTGCTCCTCACTCCCGAGGACGGTGTCAGTCCGGTGATCCGCCTGGATGCTCTGGGAAAACACACGGTCGCGGCAGGGGCGGCGCCTCAGGCCATCACGGGGGCTCTCGTCTGGGATCCCCTGGAGAAGCTCGGGCTCGGCTTTTCCGATGTGGACAAATACGCGGCGGAGCTTCAGATTCCTGAAATCACCGTTCCCGCAGGAGCTGGAAACGTCCCCGAGGCGAATTTTAAAATGATCGCCGCCCTGGCGGTCATGAAGAAACAGCTAGAAAAGGGGGACATGAACGACTTCGTCAAAAAACGAGGCGTTCCCGGATTCGCCCACACCCAGGGGCATATTCCCTCGGGGGTTCCCTTTGTGGGACACGCCTGCGACTGGATCAAGGAAGGACGAATCAGGAGGGCCATGATCATCGGCAAGGGGAGTCTCTTCCTCGCCCGACTCACGAATCTTTCCGACGGCGCGTCCTTCCTCCTCGAACCGCCCCAGGCGAAGAAGGCGTCGGTGGAGTCGCTCACGAAGGAGGATGTGAAAGCGCTTCTTCTGGAGGCGCTGTCCGACCTCGCGGCTTCCCTCGGGAAGCAGGAGGCGTAA
- the grdB gene encoding glycine reductase complex selenoprotein B gives MSFRVVHYINQFFAGIGGEDKADVPPELRQGVVGPGQALAAALGSDAQVVATVICGDGYFAENMEKATADILQMIRSCNPDAVVAGPAFNAGRYGTAAGAVCAAVSKELGIPAVTGMYPENPGVDMFRKSVIIAKTADSARGMKDAVPAMARLTLKLLRKEELGSPEAEGYLEQGLRKNFFTDVTGAERAVEMLVNKLAGKPFVTEYPMPVFDRVPPSPPLKDLANATIALVTSGGICPKGNPDHIEASSATKYGEYGLEEFDRLTASSHETAHGGYDPTYANNDPNRVLPVDVMREMEKEGVFKKLYGKFFTTVGNGTPVANAKRFGAEIAAKLKKDGVDAVILTSTUGTCTRCGATMVKEIERAGFPVVHVCTIVPISLTVGANRIVPAVAIPHPLGDPTKTPAEEKIIRRKLVEKALKALQTEISEQTVFSE, from the coding sequence ATGTCCTTCCGTGTAGTGCATTATATCAACCAGTTCTTTGCCGGTATCGGGGGAGAGGACAAGGCGGATGTTCCCCCGGAACTGCGGCAGGGTGTGGTCGGCCCTGGGCAGGCTCTTGCGGCCGCTCTCGGCAGCGACGCCCAGGTGGTTGCCACAGTGATCTGCGGTGACGGCTATTTCGCGGAAAATATGGAGAAGGCCACCGCGGACATTCTCCAGATGATCCGGAGCTGCAATCCCGACGCGGTGGTTGCAGGACCGGCCTTCAACGCCGGGCGTTATGGAACTGCGGCGGGTGCGGTGTGCGCGGCCGTGTCCAAGGAACTCGGCATTCCCGCCGTGACCGGTATGTACCCGGAGAACCCGGGGGTGGACATGTTCCGCAAGAGCGTAATCATCGCGAAGACCGCTGACAGTGCCCGGGGCATGAAGGATGCGGTTCCCGCCATGGCTCGTCTTACGCTGAAGCTTCTCCGGAAGGAAGAGCTGGGCTCGCCGGAGGCGGAAGGGTACCTCGAGCAGGGGCTTCGGAAGAATTTCTTCACCGATGTCACAGGTGCGGAGCGTGCCGTGGAAATGTTGGTGAACAAGCTCGCGGGGAAGCCCTTCGTCACGGAGTACCCCATGCCGGTCTTCGACAGGGTGCCCCCGAGTCCGCCCCTGAAGGATCTGGCGAATGCCACCATTGCGCTGGTCACTTCCGGAGGAATTTGCCCCAAGGGAAATCCCGACCATATCGAGGCTTCCAGCGCGACCAAGTACGGCGAATACGGTCTCGAGGAGTTCGACCGCCTCACTGCGTCCAGCCACGAGACGGCCCACGGCGGTTATGACCCCACCTACGCCAACAACGACCCGAACCGGGTGCTTCCCGTTGATGTGATGCGGGAGATGGAAAAAGAGGGTGTCTTCAAGAAGCTCTACGGAAAATTCTTCACCACCGTAGGCAACGGAACGCCCGTGGCCAATGCCAAGCGTTTCGGGGCTGAAATCGCGGCGAAGCTCAAGAAGGACGGCGTGGACGCGGTGATTCTCACCTCCACCTGAGGAACCTGCACTCGTTGCGGCGCAACGATGGTCAAGGAAATCGAACGTGCAGGATTCCCCGTTGTTCACGTATGTACGATCGTTCCCATCTCTCTCACGGTCGGCGCGAACCGGATCGTTCCCGCCGTCGCCATTCCCCATCCGCTCGGGGATCCCACGAAAACACCGGCGGAGGAAAAAATCATTCGCCGGAAACTCGTCGAAAAGGCACTCAAGGCGCTTCAAACGGAGATTTCGGAACAGACCGTCTTCTCCGAATGA
- the grdA gene encoding glycine/sarcosine/betaine reductase complex selenoprotein A — translation MGALAGKKLILLGERDGVAGPAMEACLKKSGADIVFSVTECFVUTAAGAMDLQNQQRVKDAAEKFGAENVVVVLGSSDPEGAEIYAETVTNGDPTYAGPLAGAPLGLAVYHVFEPEIRQEADEAAWEEQISMMEMVLDTEKLGQAVKNMREQYAKYPL, via the coding sequence ATGGGAGCGTTGGCCGGAAAGAAATTGATCCTTCTCGGCGAACGGGACGGCGTGGCGGGACCCGCCATGGAAGCCTGCTTGAAAAAGAGTGGTGCGGACATCGTCTTCTCGGTGACGGAGTGTTTCGTCTGAACCGCCGCGGGAGCCATGGACCTGCAGAATCAGCAGCGTGTCAAGGACGCCGCTGAAAAGTTCGGTGCGGAAAACGTTGTGGTCGTTCTTGGTTCTTCCGACCCGGAGGGTGCCGAGATCTATGCCGAAACGGTGACCAACGGCGATCCCACCTATGCAGGTCCTCTGGCTGGAGCCCCGTTGGGGCTCGCGGTCTATCACGTCTTCGAACCGGAGATTCGCCAGGAGGCCGACGAGGCTGCCTGGGAGGAACAGATCAGCATGATGGAAATGGTCCTCGACACGGAAAAACTGGGCCAGGCCGTCAAGAACATGCGGGAACAATACGCCAAATATCCCCTGTAA
- a CDS encoding glycine/sarcosine/betaine reductase component B subunit: MRLELHKISITGLELGSVTALKGGVLTVDEKTVLEMLRTDSRFAEVAVDVARPGERTRITPVKDVVQPRCKLEGPGEVFPGFIGDVETVGSGKTLVLDGAAVVTCGQIVGFQEGIVDMSGPGAAYTPFSETFNLVLVFTPVEGLEKHDYENACRMAGFRVAHYLASAVKTARADVVESYELPPFSVAMTSHAGLPKVAYLYMLQSQGLLHDTYVYGVDAKKILPTLIHPNEVMDGAIVSGNCVSACDKNSTFSHQNNPVIRALYARHGKDINFVGCVITNENVTLADKKRSSSYAVKLASMLGVEGLIISEEGFGNPDTDLIMNCRKAENAGIKTVLITDEYAGRDGASQSLADACKEADAVVTGGNANEMILLPPMEKVIGFPAFVNVIAGGYEGALRKDGSVLVELQAITGATSELGFSKISACTK; encoded by the coding sequence GTGAGACTGGAACTGCACAAGATCAGCATTACCGGATTGGAATTGGGATCCGTCACTGCCCTGAAGGGCGGTGTGCTCACAGTCGATGAAAAGACTGTTCTGGAAATGCTCCGTACGGATTCCCGGTTTGCCGAGGTTGCCGTCGATGTGGCTCGTCCCGGAGAGCGGACGCGTATCACGCCCGTGAAGGATGTGGTGCAGCCTCGGTGCAAACTCGAGGGACCTGGAGAAGTGTTCCCGGGTTTCATCGGCGACGTGGAGACCGTCGGAAGCGGCAAAACCCTTGTGCTCGACGGCGCCGCGGTGGTTACCTGCGGACAGATCGTGGGCTTTCAGGAGGGTATTGTGGATATGTCCGGTCCGGGCGCTGCCTACACGCCCTTTTCCGAGACATTCAACTTGGTGTTGGTCTTCACCCCCGTGGAGGGTCTGGAGAAACACGATTACGAGAACGCCTGTCGCATGGCGGGATTCCGGGTCGCTCATTATCTTGCCTCGGCGGTGAAGACCGCCAGGGCGGATGTAGTGGAGAGCTACGAGCTGCCGCCTTTCAGCGTGGCCATGACGTCCCACGCGGGTCTGCCCAAGGTCGCCTATCTCTATATGCTCCAGTCCCAGGGATTGCTTCACGACACCTACGTGTACGGCGTGGACGCGAAAAAAATTCTTCCCACGCTAATCCATCCCAACGAGGTGATGGACGGGGCCATCGTTTCCGGGAACTGCGTCTCCGCCTGTGACAAGAACAGTACCTTCTCGCACCAGAACAACCCCGTAATTCGCGCGCTCTATGCACGGCACGGCAAGGACATCAACTTCGTAGGATGCGTCATCACCAACGAGAATGTCACGCTCGCGGATAAGAAACGCAGTTCCTCCTACGCGGTGAAGCTCGCCTCCATGCTCGGCGTGGAAGGGCTGATCATCAGCGAAGAAGGATTCGGCAATCCCGACACGGATCTCATCATGAACTGCCGCAAGGCGGAGAACGCGGGAATAAAGACGGTGCTCATCACCGACGAGTACGCCGGTCGGGATGGTGCGAGCCAGTCTCTGGCCGATGCCTGTAAAGAGGCGGATGCGGTGGTTACGGGGGGCAACGCCAACGAGATGATCCTCCTGCCTCCCATGGAGAAGGTCATCGGTTTTCCCGCTTTCGTCAACGTCATTGCCGGCGGATATGAGGGCGCTCTTCGGAAGGATGGCTCTGTTCTCGTGGAGCTGCAGGCCATCACGGGGGCGACGAGCGAACTCGGATTCTCCAAGATCAGCGCCTGCACGAAGTGA
- a CDS encoding thioredoxin family protein, translated as MIEVDKESFDSVVLQSEIPVVVDLWGPKCGPCLALLPQVEELAKEYEGRVTFCKLNVAENRRLVISLKVMGVPTFLFYKAGELVSRITGGEVTLESIRENTEKLLQA; from the coding sequence GTGATCGAGGTGGACAAGGAGTCGTTCGACAGCGTCGTGCTTCAGAGTGAAATTCCGGTGGTGGTGGACTTGTGGGGACCGAAATGTGGTCCCTGTCTGGCTCTTTTGCCCCAGGTGGAGGAACTGGCGAAGGAGTACGAAGGGAGGGTGACCTTCTGCAAGCTGAATGTGGCGGAAAATCGCCGGCTGGTCATTTCCCTCAAGGTCATGGGCGTGCCCACGTTTCTTTTCTATAAGGCAGGAGAACTCGTATCCCGTATCACCGGGGGGGAGGTGACCCTCGAATCGATTCGGGAGAACACGGAGAAACTCCTGCAGGCGTAA
- a CDS encoding GrdX family protein, with protein sequence MTVDVVLITNNARIVGHVSSSRFIEGVAQDVFIAARDLVHQGWRLLTHPLYGNFRPSQQPFRSVLLRKPAISPAPVDMDSLKLLEEALVLHALPRQVPATGSGSGFSSEALEDLAFLDMELMKESLLRDHLWIP encoded by the coding sequence ATGACTGTCGATGTTGTGTTGATAACCAATAACGCCCGCATCGTCGGACATGTATCCTCTTCTCGTTTCATCGAGGGGGTGGCGCAGGATGTTTTTATCGCTGCGAGGGATCTCGTCCACCAGGGGTGGCGCCTTCTCACACATCCTCTTTACGGCAATTTCCGTCCGTCGCAACAACCGTTCCGTTCCGTCCTTCTGCGGAAACCCGCCATCTCTCCCGCACCGGTCGACATGGATTCCCTGAAGTTGCTGGAGGAGGCTCTGGTTCTCCATGCTCTTCCGAGGCAAGTACCGGCAACGGGTTCCGGTTCCGGTTTTTCTTCGGAGGCACTGGAGGACTTGGCCTTTCTCGATATGGAACTCATGAAAGAAAGCCTTCTCCGGGACCATCTTTGGATCCCCTAG